From the genome of Papaver somniferum cultivar HN1 chromosome 2, ASM357369v1, whole genome shotgun sequence, one region includes:
- the LOC113352995 gene encoding organic cation/carnitine transporter 3-like — MADTSNLLNSDYPQTHPLLEKHVKTLDETIERFIGSFGWAQLQQAIVVSFAWVFDAQQTFISVFADAEPSWHCTDPRIQSCNATMISNLCKLPRNSWTWDEPIQTSTVSEWDLSCLGPVIAGLPTSSFFAGCLLGGLVLATLADSSLGRKNLLVISCLTMSSSTFLTAFSPNIWIYSILRFVTGFGRATIGTCSLVLSTEIVGKSRRDKVGVIGFICFTLGFLSLPAMAYFTRGSSWRMLYILTSIPTMLYSIIVHFMIYESPRWLMVQGRKEEAINTLKSIASPDFYGTNNNILSISLSGIDISVEPGQCNTDLYSSIKMLWDKKWAFRRLSAVMVVSFGVGMMYYGIPLGVGNLASSLYLSVTLNALSELPSSLITYFLIGTLKRRSSLLFFTILSGVCSIMCVVIQEEQQGLRIGVELVSFFSVCTAFNVLLIYTLELFPTCVRNSALSMVRQALVFGGIFSPILIAAERGVDDNGLLSYGVFGLVIFVCGLFVVCLPETRGEIICDTMDEEEEKAKNIVNEAPYKQTLVAHV, encoded by the coding sequence ATGGCAGACACATCAAACCTTCTCAACTCTGATTATCCTCAAACTCATCCGCTCCTCGAAAAACATGTCAAAACCTTAGACGAGACAATAGAACGGTTTATAGGAAGTTTCGGTTGGGCTCAGTTACAACAAGCTATAGTTGTATCTTTCGCATGGGTTTTTGATGCACAGCAGACTTTCATAAGTGTGTTCGCAGATGCCGAACCATCATGGCACTGTACAGATCCTCGTATCCAGTCGTGCAACGCGACAATGATCTCCAACTTGTGTAAATTGCCTCGAAATTCATGGACATGGGATGAACCGATCCAAACATCAACAGTCTCGGAATGGGACCTATCTTGCTTGGGTCCTGTTATTGCAGGTTTACCAACGTCATCTTTCTTCGCTGGTTGTCTACTGGGTGGACTAGTTCTTGCTACTCTAGCCGACTCGTCACTCGGTAGGAAAAATTTATTAGTCATTTCGTGCCTTACGATGTCTTCATCAACTTTCTTAACAGCATTTTCACCTAATATTTGGATCTACTCAATTTTAAGATTCGTAACTGGGTTTGGTCGGGCCACAATCGGTACTTGCTCACTTGTTCTGTCGACAGAAATCGTCGGGAAAAGTCGGCGTGATAAAGTGGGTGTTATTGGATTCATTTGTTTCACTCTTGGTTTCTTATCATTACCGGCCATGGCTTATTTCACAAGAGGGTCTTCTTGGAGGATGctctatattttaacttcaattCCAACAATGCTATATTCTATAATAGTTCATTTCATGATTTATGAATCACCAAGGTGGCTAATGGTGcaaggaagaaaagaagaagccaTTAATACTTTGAAGAGTATTGCTTCTCCTGATTTTTATGGAACTAATAACAATATATTGAGCATAAGTCTATCTGGTATAGACATATCTGTAGAGCCAGGACAATGCAATACAGATTTATACTCCTCGATCAAAATGTTGTGGGATAAAAAATGGGCTTTTAGAAGACTATCGGCCGTTATGGTAGTTTCGTTTGGAGTCGGAATGATGTACTACGGGATCCCTTTAGGCGTTGGAAATTTGGCTTCAAGTCTTTATTTAAGTGTGACGTTAAACGCGTTATCTGAGCTGCCATCATCGTTAATCACCTATTTTCTAATAGGAACACTGAAAAGGAGAAGTTCATTGTTGTTTTTCACAATATTGAGTGGTGTTTGTAGCATCATGTGTGTTGTTATCCAGGAGGAACAACAAGGATTGAGAATCGGTGTTgagttagtatcattctttagcgTGTGTACAGCGTTTAACGTGTTATTGATATACACATTAGAACTATTTCCAACTTGCGTGAGGAATTCAGCATTGTCGATGGTGAGACAAGCTCTTGTTTTTGGTGGTATTTTTAGTCCAATTTTGATTGCAGCTGAAAGAGGAGTTGATGATAATGGATTACTATCATATGGAGTATTTGGATTGGTGATTTTTGTTTGCGGGTTATTTGTTGTTTGTTTGCCAGAGACAAGAGGTGAGATCATTTGTGACACcatggatgaagaagaagagaaggcaAAAAATATTGTTAATGAAGCGCCTTATAAGCAGACATTGGTAGCTCATGTGTAG